agaaacttgcaacagagaccacaaaagacccgggggtcgttaaagtggattgctttgcttttgccTCTTAAACCTTCTTTTTgtgacaagactccgcctcctgggtctcctaagtgtgaaggtatggcacggggagagggcaccgaatacagtctagactcgattatccgaaggcctaggaaaaatgttacttcggataaccgaatcacgaaaaagcatttattttcgTTGCCTTAACTTTGATGGTCGAGCTATAGTACATAAACTActctaatatgttttttttttaatcaaagagTGGTAATTTTAGAGGCaaccaaccattcaaatttgactaaaatggagaACTCGgatttaatgttaaaagtaagaaaatataaaaacaaaaaaaaacatttttggtctttattcgattatccgaagtcccacacAAACCTCTGGATAAtcatacttcggataatcgaagcttcggataatcgagtctggactgtacctacactgaaagaaaagcacATAGCAATATCACATTTTTTGCACATGAATCCACCACTTTGTCTGTAAATGTCACGtggaaatcatttgaaaaaatccatCGTGCGAACCGGCTAATCCAAATGCAAAACACGTGAGTTTAACATGAAAGCTCACATGACTTTTGAATGGTGTGCATatgaatttcaaatgattttgtaGTATAAATACAATGGTTTTCCAGTGATGTTCATGTGAGCTGAGTATTgcgtttaatttttgatttaataaaaaaaatacgattgaAAGTtttcttgaacatttttttattgatacatGAAATAAATAACAATTACAACAATAACCGGACCATCGATATTTCCTTTGCACTTTTCACTCATTACTTTCTCTAAACAAAAATCGAATTAACAGTACACGCAGATTCCGGTAACGCTTGTGTGGTATGAATGCATAAGCGGGAACCATTTCTTGGAGCCGGAAACTGCTTAACGACGGTTCTTGGAAACCTCCACCGGCTCGACCTTGATGATCTGGATCGAGTGGCCTTGGGTACGGTGACGAGAAGCTATGACGCTCAGCACCGCGTCACGAAACTGCCGATCGTTGTACATGTTGTGTGTTTCGGAAGGCGAATCGTGCCGCAACCAGATGCCGACGTCTCCGGATCAATCGACAAATTCAGCATCAGTGCTGTGAAAAAACGAATTCAGAAGCCAACCCTTCGCCGGAGTTTTATTTCCTTTTTACGTATATTTGTCAATTTTCacagtttttcaattaaatactTACCAAAAAGTTTTAGTACGATTTCATTTTAcacaaaattattaatttaaacgATTAATTCGAACAAAGAAATCGAAATTTGGACTGTCTTCGTCCGTCGCCATCTTACGAATAAGAAATTTTTCATCAAGCAACTTCAAAGACCAATACATTTCAATCTCACGTGTTTGTCACGTTGAAATCAAGGGAAAAGTCAAATGGGGCAAATCCAAGTGAAATTCTGTTGAAGTGAACACCAAGCGATAGAATAATGAAAAGCATGTCGATGCTGATTTCAaatgattaaaacaaaaatatcacatGAAAAACACATTAATGTCAAGGGAAAAGCATGGCAAATTATCGTGTTGATTTTTGGAGCAGCTCACGCGAAAAAGCATATGAATTTGCTATGtcagattttttcagtgtatatgagaatcaactcggatcttcttgcacccttcgacaaagctGTAGGGAATTGAATTTTTACAAGAAACTCACACTTGAaccaagggaatgatggaacgagaggaatcacagatccgcataaataatttcaagattgttcaggtgtaaaccgaaaacgcgatcaaaaattaaagtggaagaaTAAGGCGTCTAACcgcttatttaattgtcggtgtacaggacgccgcactCTTCAATCATTTTCTGGCGTACATTCAATTCTGCAGCCCAAAACCAgttattgaattggaaaaataaaattctttctcaaattttcttttcttgatttgtgtgcacctacgtcgaagaccaagattgtttactttttgctctttggtctgacagtcttggtctgacagatttggtctgacagctttatcatggattttggtctgctctaggcgagggataggacataGCACCTTCCTGACTTGAACAAGAGACCTGCGCTACCTGCTGCCAAAACCTTGAAgcgatttttaaacttcaacgataaaaagcgaccctgcaggccaaggattgatacctaagagcatgcaatggcactgaccttgttgcgtgctcttcggttgacgtccacgtaaggaacatcctggaagaagcgtaactaactacatccgtagttctgttagatcatccgaattatcttgatcagaacagtatagctctggttccttgcgagtgtcctattttcttacctccacgttggcttggttttcatgatgacctagctggtggcctgtggaaacggatcgtaaacctttgatcaccgcgggtcagagtcgagacggctaaaagaaaggggcgcgacaatgtgggaaagggaagtaatttgtgattgtagacggtattgttttgattcgcagtatgttgagtcaactgctgtggatgtacctgagcatcgcataacggggtttctcttctttctacTTCAGCTtacagctatcttctgtttattttgtttcactgattttctaaaacggcttttgtttactatcctccatttgatttcgattttacttatttgattctcttatttctcaacgcttttccactctattttaccaattgatgctgctgtaacaaactgtctgctttcccttaatttggaagcgatgtcaattttgtttatcatgtgccttttctttattaatctatttgaataatttctaatttctacaatctttttttactattgattctttacatagtatatttccttcactgtccattgttttgaaacttcacctttttcttaagcaagtgaggttcgagcccttactcaatttatggaatgattaaaggattaacacaaaattactattgtacttttgaaaaaacttttctaaaatgcttaggaccaaaatattgtaacaaaacaccgcgacagaagaaatagcaacagataaacacgactcaacaatagggaagatttcaggagaaaacaatacacagtaaaataacaattagtttttgaattcaaactaaaataaaacagtttttgctttaatgaaagttgatagacacactataaatggttaggcgcttatacttacatcaaaccctacgtaatgtaccacccccggccgagttaaaatgcgtaaccggaaaagaaggtgtgcatgcctggcacgaacactcaaagcgtgttctagcgtgctgctcgtactgactcagagcaagggtgagatgtaggtgtaagggcagtgcgtgttcgtcgggaaacCTAGTGCATatgatcggtcaaggcccgttcttacactgaaaattgcgaattgcgaattcaacgataaaaagcgaccccgataaccgatttggctccaaattggcacagttactttttTGCCGAAAGAATCGAGCcaattcaatttttcttgtcaccctaatcaacattaattttaattttattttaagggcCGCAAAATGAGGATGCTTTCAACAACCGCATCCAAAGTAATCACGATCCGGAAATTACTGCCCAGCAGGTAAAAAAATATCTACAGGCCAATCCTGATTTTCTGGACGGTTTCGTCATGGACGAAATTCAACTGGAGCAGCTCGAACGATGGATGATTCGAAAAACCCAAAGGACCCGAAAGGTAACCCAAACGGAAAAGAATGGCCGAAAGACTAGCCTAAGCCGTTGGAAATTTTGCGTGCACGCCGACAAACGTCAAATGCTGCAGGACTTAATCCATTCGCTCCAACTTCGGCCAACGAAGATGCACGTGCTCTGGGAACTGGCCAACTGCATTTGCTCGGCCGTCAACGCGGACGGATTCCGGCTGTATTTGACTGACGCAACCGAAGCAGAATCTCTTCATCTGTGCCTGAGTAACAGTTTTATCGACGAAAATGGTGACCCCAAGCCACTCCAGATCAAATCGGATGCAATCTTACCAAACTACGTCGCCAAGGTTAGAGAGAATTTACGTCTATCCAGAGGGGACGTAGATCATCGATTTCCGCGCGATCTGCTGGAtagggtaatttttttattggcaCGCAAATATACTTCTTAAGGACATAGATGGAATTTAAGACATTCATTGTTCTACttgtttttattcttttcaGAGTGAAATGGCTCATGTTATGTGCCAGCCTATTGTTTATCCCGATGGATCATTGGTAGCGGTATTGGAGCTCTGGCGTCGTGATTGTGGAGCACCATTCTACGAAGAGGACGAAGAGATCGGCTGTAGCTATCTGGTGTGGGGAGGTATAGCCATACATTACGCTCATCTGAATTTGGTTGGCCTGAAACAGCGCAAGTTGAACGACTTTCTGTTGGCAGTCGTGAAGTCAATTTTCCAGGACATGGTCAGCATGGAAATGCTTGTTtctaaaataatgaattttgccCAACGACTGGTCGATGCGGATCGAGCCTCGTTATTCCTGGTAGACTCTAAAAGCAAAGAACTTTACGCAACCATCTTCGACGTAGGTTGTGACAGTAAAGCGACCAAAACTGAGAATGAAACGGATCCGAGCAAGGCACCAAATGAGATCCGTTTCCCGTTAGGAACCGGCATCGCAGGGCAAGTTGCCTTGACCGGAGAGGTTTTAAACATAGTTGATGCATATGCTGATACGCGATTTAATCGCTCGATAGATCAGCTAACTGGGTACAAAACAGAGTCAATTCTTTGCATGCCAATTTTCATTCGGGGAAGCGTCATTGGAGTAGTTCAAATGGTCAATAAACGTACGGGTTGTTTCAACAAAGAAGACGAGGAAGCGTTTGAAATGTTTGCAGTTTACTGTGGATTAGGTAAATTATGTCAAGTCTTAACTCTAAGGTATAAATTAAACACAAAATTTGCCTTCTAGCCTTGCACCACGCAAAACTGTACGATAAAATACGAAGGTCCGAACAAAAATACCGTGTGGCACTTGAAGTGTTAAGCTACCATAACACGTGCACAGACGCTGAAGTGGAACAATGTCTGGAAGTCGGAATTCCACAGAAAATACCTGGCGTAGACAGCTACGATTTCAGCCCATTTGATATCGACGATCATCAAAAGGCTCTTTACAGCGTGTTTATGTTTAAGGATTTGTTTGGGCTGGGACGATTTGACCAGAACAGCATAATACGATTTACACTGACGGTTAAAAAGAATTACAGAAGGGTGCCCTACCACAACTGGACTCATGGTTTTTCAGTGGCAAACACAATGTACAGCATAATTAAGAATTGTGGCGCCGTTTTTCGCCCAAATGAGGTGAGCAAAAGAATTGTgctacttaaaaaaatgaaaattatgaaaacttcAAAGTCAAAGTTATTACTATTACTTTCTTCTCCGATAACTGCTACTACATACGACCCATTTACAACAAGTCATTCGATTGTCGCACATGATTCAGcgataaaaaaaagtacgtTGCCACCCTCTCTAAACGTGCGTTACACAAGATTTGCATCGAATAAATACATTCTGGTCACGTAGCTGTTAAATAACGTCAGACAGCCTTAACAATTTTGAGGGTCAACAAGCTCATTGAATATAAACAATTTGTACGACTTTTTATCTGCAGAAGTGCCCAAAACGtgattgcttaaaaaaatagatagaatatatcatcaatgttttgtgttaaatttaatttatttttacattcatCATAGTGTCTAGCGCTCTTCATTGGATCACTTTGTCATGACCTGGACCACCGCGGGAAGAACAATAAATTCATGCTAGATACCGAAGCTCCCTTGGCCGCCATTTACTCGACATCAACAATGGAACATCATCATTTCAATCAAACGGTCACTATCCTGCAGCAGGTAGGAAAAACTTTGATTTTGGCATAAAATCATAAGATGTGTCTTAttcagagcatttttttttaggaaggACACAACATATTTGCGAAGCTAAATAGTAGTGAAT
This genomic stretch from Culex pipiens pallens isolate TS unplaced genomic scaffold, TS_CPP_V2 Cpp_Un0024, whole genome shotgun sequence harbors:
- the LOC120431610 gene encoding probable 3',5'-cyclic phosphodiesterase pde-5, translated to MDIITRFASSFAGLWRNRRRPQNEDAFNNRIQSNHDPEITAQQVKKYLQANPDFLDGFVMDEIQLEQLERWMIRKTQRTRKVTQTEKNGRKTSLSRWKFCVHADKRQMLQDLIHSLQLRPTKMHVLWELANCICSAVNADGFRLYLTDATEAESLHLCLSNSFIDENGDPKPLQIKSDAILPNYVAKVRENLRLSRGDVDHRFPRDLLDRSEMAHVMCQPIVYPDGSLVAVLELWRRDCGAPFYEEDEEIGCSYLVWGGIAIHYAHLNLVGLKQRKLNDFLLAVVKSIFQDMVSMEMLVSKIMNFAQRLVDADRASLFLVDSKSKELYATIFDVGCDSKATKTENETDPSKAPNEIRFPLGTGIAGQVALTGEVLNIVDAYADTRFNRSIDQLTGYKTESILCMPIFIRGSVIGVVQMVNKRTGCFNKEDEEAFEMFAVYCGLALHHAKLYDKIRRSEQKYRVALEVLSYHNTCTDAEVEQCLEVGIPQKIPGVDSYDFSPFDIDDHQKALYSVFMFKDLFGLGRFDQNSIIRFTLTVKKNYRRVPYHNWTHGFSVANTMYSIIKNCGAVFRPNECLALFIGSLCHDLDHRGKNNKFMLDTEAPLAAIYSTSTMEHHHFNQTVTILQQEGHNIFAKLNSSEYKQVLSLIKHCILATDLALFFPNKAKLTNLVDEEKFSWTISEHRMLIQAIAMTGADLSASAKPWEVQTETVKVIFAEFYDQGDEEKKAGRKPIPMMDRDQPDQQAASQLGFLTGICVPCYTLLHRLIPETKPMLNMCNENLKTWQKIANENAK